A genome region from Tolypothrix sp. PCC 7712 includes the following:
- a CDS encoding DUF456 domain-containing protein: protein MNPAAQGIPGLPDLTHPHELVQFGTQALKGSLLFVFLVIALGIAIALVSVSLRRSSLEQSVFFGEWSIRYSQLLKGLQHLALILVLVVVGFFLCTTLSNRYHHWEQARVAQVAESVAGDKLEQTAPQVRYIAEEPYTYTTQVKDKVVKVNDTQKVNRYLALAGSQIQVKLKQSVDVNGRSVIYLVDYTAEYKVINKLSKINSFFFEAPPPDGYSLLDAYKVERDSTRLTQTNPGDYGFPFRLEPGAETTFKVSYKAQGGPRWVYNATGQLLSKFRLTTIANFSPVEFASGVIPSNTKVEGDNTQFTWAFDENVSVKNPFGVFTNTAPVRNTGIIPRLLLLAPAIFLWWILLLYLSLPMHLKNVAIAGGIFFACLLTLTYLGRLINPPLVWTMISLVFLSLMWGLGSNRRAALAAIICTLAGAVIPVFGLLVPFSGLTLSLAALLSAVWLAVQHWYGWQTLPQEVNTHK from the coding sequence ATGAATCCTGCTGCTCAAGGTATTCCCGGATTACCTGATTTAACACATCCTCATGAGTTGGTGCAATTTGGCACCCAAGCACTTAAAGGTTCACTGTTATTTGTATTTTTAGTTATAGCTTTAGGAATTGCGATCGCACTAGTTAGTGTTTCTTTGCGGCGAAGTTCTCTAGAACAATCGGTTTTCTTTGGCGAATGGTCGATTCGCTATTCTCAACTGTTAAAGGGTCTACAGCATTTAGCTTTAATTTTAGTTTTAGTAGTTGTCGGGTTTTTTCTATGTACAACCTTAAGCAATCGCTACCATCATTGGGAACAAGCGAGAGTAGCTCAAGTAGCTGAAAGCGTCGCTGGTGATAAGCTAGAACAAACTGCACCTCAAGTCCGCTACATTGCTGAAGAACCATACACCTACACAACTCAAGTTAAAGACAAAGTAGTTAAAGTAAATGATACGCAAAAAGTAAATCGTTATTTAGCACTAGCTGGATCGCAAATTCAGGTAAAGCTAAAGCAAAGCGTAGATGTTAACGGACGCAGCGTTATTTATTTGGTAGATTACACTGCTGAATACAAAGTTATTAATAAGCTTTCCAAGATTAATAGTTTCTTTTTTGAAGCACCACCACCTGATGGTTATTCGCTACTAGATGCTTACAAAGTAGAACGAGATAGTACTCGGTTAACACAAACTAATCCTGGTGATTATGGCTTTCCCTTCCGCTTAGAACCAGGCGCAGAAACTACCTTTAAAGTTAGCTATAAAGCCCAAGGCGGGCCGCGTTGGGTTTATAACGCCACTGGACAGTTGCTTTCTAAATTCCGCCTCACCACAATTGCAAACTTTAGCCCAGTTGAGTTTGCTAGTGGTGTGATACCTAGCAATACCAAAGTTGAGGGAGATAACACCCAGTTTACTTGGGCATTTGATGAAAATGTTTCCGTCAAAAATCCTTTTGGTGTGTTTACTAACACTGCACCTGTTCGCAATACTGGCATTATTCCCCGGTTATTACTGTTAGCACCAGCCATATTTTTGTGGTGGATATTATTACTATATTTATCGCTACCCATGCATCTCAAAAATGTGGCGATCGCAGGCGGAATTTTCTTTGCTTGTCTATTGACTTTAACCTATTTAGGCAGGTTAATTAATCCTCCATTAGTATGGACAATGATTTCCCTTGTCTTTTTAAGTTTAATGTGGGGATTAGGGTCAAATCGTCGTGCTGCTTTAGCCGCTATTATTTGCACTCTAGCGGGTGCGGTCATACCCGTATTTGGATTGTTAGTACCATTTAGCGGACTTACTCTCAGCCTAGCTGCTTTACTCTCCGCAGTTTGGCTAGCAGTACAACACTGGTATGGCTGGCAAACTTTGCCACAAGAAGTCAATACCCATAAATAA
- a CDS encoding ABC transporter substrate-binding protein, which yields MIKLPHQKSIIFLCQLCLIATLIIACHHTTIHTSTNTCTPNYNPNQDYFPNKIKITHARGLAVEYHNNYKVVTIKNPWQNAKTQFQYVLVQCGTPTPQGFKQAQVITVPINSIVSLSTTHLPHLAKLDVVDKLIGVSNIKQVNTPEVVERIKAGNITQVGNNSNVDIEKLLALNPDLVTTFGTGNSQTDSYGKLTEAGLKVGINAEYMEDTPLGRSEWLKFTALFFNQEAKAEKIFNEIASRYTQIAAKAQSVKNRPSVFVGFNFKGTWFMPAGNSYVAKYLADAGGNYLWSDDKSNGSLPLSFEVVLERAANADYWLNFSQAWQSAKDLIADDNRYADFQAVKTGNLYNNNGRVNANGGNDYWEGGISNPDIVLADLIKILHPEILPNHQLFYYRKFSK from the coding sequence ATGATAAAACTCCCTCACCAAAAATCAATCATTTTCCTCTGTCAACTATGCCTCATAGCCACCCTCATCATCGCCTGTCATCACACCACAATTCACACATCAACTAACACCTGCACCCCCAACTATAACCCTAACCAAGATTACTTTCCCAATAAAATCAAAATCACCCACGCCAGAGGTTTGGCGGTAGAATATCATAATAATTACAAAGTGGTCACCATTAAAAACCCTTGGCAAAATGCTAAAACTCAATTTCAATATGTTTTAGTCCAATGCGGAACTCCCACACCCCAAGGATTTAAGCAAGCGCAAGTAATTACAGTTCCCATTAACTCTATAGTTTCTTTATCAACTACACATTTACCCCACTTAGCTAAATTAGATGTAGTTGATAAATTAATTGGAGTGAGTAATATTAAACAAGTCAATACGCCTGAGGTTGTTGAGAGAATTAAAGCGGGAAATATTACCCAAGTCGGCAATAATTCCAATGTAGATATCGAAAAATTATTAGCCTTAAATCCCGACTTAGTAACAACCTTCGGTACAGGAAATTCCCAAACTGATAGTTATGGCAAACTCACAGAAGCGGGGTTAAAGGTGGGAATAAATGCTGAGTATATGGAAGATACACCTTTAGGGAGAAGTGAATGGTTAAAATTTACCGCTTTGTTTTTTAATCAAGAAGCCAAAGCAGAAAAGATATTTAATGAAATTGCGAGTAGATATACACAAATAGCTGCAAAAGCTCAATCTGTGAAAAACCGTCCGAGTGTCTTTGTTGGCTTTAACTTTAAAGGTACTTGGTTTATGCCGGCTGGTAATAGTTATGTAGCGAAATATCTGGCCGATGCTGGAGGAAATTATCTGTGGAGTGATGATAAATCTAATGGTAGTTTACCGCTTTCTTTTGAAGTGGTTTTAGAACGCGCAGCTAATGCTGATTATTGGTTGAATTTTAGCCAAGCTTGGCAAAGTGCCAAGGATTTAATCGCAGATGATAACCGCTATGCTGATTTTCAAGCGGTGAAAACAGGCAATCTTTATAATAACAATGGGCGTGTGAATGCGAATGGTGGTAATGATTACTGGGAAGGGGGAATTAGTAACCCTGATATTGTGCTGGCAGATTTAATTAAAATCCTGCATCCAGAAATATTACCGAATCATCAATTGTTTTATTATCGGAAATTTAGCAAATAA
- a CDS encoding FecCD family ABC transporter permease has protein sequence MLLKYLPSNLLIIFKSTSIRTLVFSLLIIGLILVFLLDLALGSVSIPIQEVINILLGQEPEKATWANIILKFRLPKALTATLAGAALGVSGLQMQTLFKNPLAGPFVLGISSGASLGVALVVLTASLTTPTLLNDLGIITDFGLVIAASLGAAAVLGLMLVVARRVQETMTLLILGLLFGYATSAIVSILLQFSSKERIQSYIMWTFGSFAGVTWKQLIVLIPVIVCSLLVAVLQSKSLNALLLGEAYARSVGLTVEKARFSIISSASILAGGITAFCGPIAFLGVAIPHLCRSLFMSSDHRILIPGVMIMGGILALVADLFSQLWVSQMVLPLNAITALIGTPVVTWVILRRNSQKSFPS, from the coding sequence ATGTTACTTAAATATTTGCCGTCTAATTTATTAATAATTTTTAAATCTACTTCTATCAGAACTTTAGTATTTTCGCTGTTAATTATCGGGTTGATTTTGGTATTTTTACTAGATTTGGCTTTAGGTTCTGTCTCGATTCCGATTCAAGAAGTTATCAATATTTTACTGGGACAAGAACCTGAAAAAGCGACTTGGGCAAATATTATTCTGAAATTTAGACTTCCGAAAGCGTTGACTGCAACTTTAGCTGGTGCGGCTTTGGGTGTGAGTGGTTTGCAAATGCAAACTTTGTTTAAAAATCCCTTGGCGGGGCCTTTTGTGTTAGGAATTAGTTCTGGTGCAAGTTTGGGTGTAGCTTTGGTGGTGTTAACTGCGAGTTTAACTACACCAACTTTATTAAATGATTTGGGAATCATTACTGATTTTGGGTTGGTGATAGCTGCTAGTCTGGGTGCGGCTGCGGTTTTGGGTTTAATGTTAGTGGTGGCGCGTCGAGTACAAGAGACGATGACGCTGCTAATTTTGGGTTTATTGTTTGGTTATGCTACGAGTGCAATTGTAAGTATTTTATTGCAATTTAGCTCTAAAGAACGGATTCAAAGTTATATTATGTGGACTTTTGGTAGCTTCGCTGGAGTGACTTGGAAACAGTTAATTGTGTTAATTCCAGTGATAGTTTGTAGTTTATTGGTAGCGGTATTGCAATCGAAATCTTTGAATGCGCTGTTGTTGGGGGAAGCTTATGCGCGGAGTGTGGGTTTAACGGTGGAGAAAGCTAGGTTTTCTATTATTAGTAGTGCTTCTATTTTAGCTGGTGGAATTACGGCTTTTTGCGGGCCGATCGCATTTTTGGGTGTGGCTATTCCTCATCTGTGTCGCAGTCTGTTTATGAGTTCTGACCATCGAATTTTAATCCCTGGTGTGATGATTATGGGGGGAATCTTGGCTTTGGTGGCTGATTTATTTTCCCAACTTTGGGTAAGTCAGATGGTTTTACCTTTAAATGCGATTACGGCTTTGATTGGAACTCCGGTTGTCACTTGGGTAATTCTGCGACGTAATTCCCAAAAATCCTTTCCATCATGA
- a CDS encoding membrane protein has product MLARIRRLLNQFFNTSWTINNEPLNKVSLIVIIVIDIFILINVFTGLDDISRWHLSPSQTYPCYSEWQNYRTQTSKDKDYEIVRLALPHNINQPSFQQSYQQAETGHLGKVSATCLQYADTKDKVKNAENQQTIKSIDQKQANISRLEQSNRTIRTQYDSTLLEKIAGQPREQSINQVGAEKAKLTLEQNNRQISTLKNEISTLKDGLLSKPESTNLLTFLKDENKFSEVEKGYKQASFWYPSIQLGFQSLFLIPLILIAFSVHNFAQHRRYGLVALISWHLLVIFFIPLILKIFEFLQVGVLFQFLFDIISAIFGGLLFLISYVYILLIPLIGFGIIKFFQQVVFNAKLQAANRVQKSRCVKCAKKIRHQDSHCPHCGYYQYVECQNCHNLTYKHLPYCKHCGYFQDSTN; this is encoded by the coding sequence ATGCTTGCGAGAATCCGCCGTCTTTTAAACCAATTTTTTAATACATCCTGGACAATCAACAACGAACCTCTTAATAAAGTCAGTTTGATAGTAATTATTGTGATTGATATTTTTATATTAATCAATGTATTTACAGGACTGGATGATATTAGCAGATGGCATCTCAGCCCCTCTCAGACTTATCCCTGTTATTCAGAATGGCAAAATTACCGGACACAAACCAGTAAAGATAAAGATTATGAAATTGTCAGACTAGCATTACCACATAACATCAATCAGCCTAGTTTTCAGCAAAGCTATCAACAAGCTGAAACTGGACATTTAGGTAAAGTTTCTGCAACTTGCTTGCAGTATGCTGACACCAAAGATAAAGTTAAAAATGCTGAAAATCAGCAAACTATTAAAAGCATAGACCAGAAACAAGCTAATATCAGTAGGCTAGAACAAAGCAATCGGACAATTCGCACTCAATATGACTCAACGCTTTTAGAAAAAATTGCCGGACAGCCACGTGAACAATCAATTAATCAAGTTGGCGCGGAAAAAGCCAAACTAACTTTAGAGCAGAATAACCGTCAAATTTCTACGCTCAAAAATGAAATATCTACTTTAAAAGATGGGCTACTATCCAAACCAGAAAGCACTAATTTGCTAACTTTTCTGAAAGATGAAAATAAATTTAGTGAAGTAGAAAAAGGCTATAAGCAAGCATCATTTTGGTATCCTAGCATTCAACTTGGTTTCCAATCCTTATTTCTCATACCCCTGATTCTCATTGCTTTCTCAGTTCACAACTTTGCTCAACATCGCAGATATGGACTAGTTGCGCTCATTAGTTGGCATTTACTAGTCATCTTTTTTATCCCACTCATCCTGAAAATATTTGAATTTCTGCAAGTCGGTGTACTCTTCCAATTCCTCTTCGATATTATTAGCGCCATTTTCGGTGGTCTACTTTTCCTCATCAGTTACGTTTATATCTTGCTAATTCCCCTGATTGGTTTTGGAATTATTAAGTTCTTTCAACAAGTTGTTTTTAATGCCAAATTACAAGCAGCTAATAGAGTCCAAAAATCACGCTGCGTTAAATGTGCCAAAAAAATTCGCCATCAAGATAGCCACTGTCCGCATTGTGGTTATTATCAATATGTTGAATGTCAAAATTGCCACAACTTAACTTACAAGCATTTACCCTATTGTAAGCATTGTGGATATTTTCAAGATTCTACTAATTAA
- a CDS encoding (2Fe-2S) ferredoxin domain-containing protein, with product MSEFNCWVTPVNEVVKEDLATGGFIEYEYFDCGSDVLASLVYTLFEQNWQQVGIAHIVQGSVLELEFNAPPKLCILYDGYLTVATEGWHLHLCIDTNFGGPLCKTPVEVRKQRLVSRAAFYRRFNPEGNPRSWGIQFWNGANEQLMTILLPNPLVDGENLLPEGKPNLDKLALYQDLRDIYVLGKKPIPFTKNPLKHSYISVCTSTRCLPSRKWQPTFDALKSAVENAGLDIEVRTSGCLEVCQLGPVVFYSNDRTWYTRVNPNVAENIVNEHLIKGNKITENLYPPQTP from the coding sequence ATGAGTGAGTTTAATTGTTGGGTGACACCAGTTAATGAGGTAGTTAAGGAAGATTTAGCTACGGGGGGGTTTATTGAGTATGAATATTTTGATTGTGGGAGTGATGTTTTAGCATCGTTAGTTTATACTTTGTTTGAACAGAATTGGCAGCAGGTTGGGATTGCTCATATTGTTCAAGGTAGTGTTTTAGAATTGGAATTTAATGCACCACCAAAGCTTTGTATTCTCTATGATGGCTATTTGACGGTGGCTACTGAGGGATGGCATTTACATTTATGTATTGATACTAATTTTGGCGGCCCTTTGTGTAAAACTCCTGTGGAAGTGAGGAAGCAACGTTTAGTTTCTCGTGCTGCTTTTTATCGGCGGTTTAACCCAGAAGGAAATCCTAGAAGTTGGGGTATTCAGTTTTGGAATGGTGCGAATGAACAATTGATGACGATTTTGTTACCTAATCCTTTGGTAGATGGAGAAAATTTATTACCGGAGGGGAAACCAAATCTAGATAAGTTAGCTCTTTATCAAGATTTGCGTGATATTTATGTATTAGGTAAAAAACCAATACCATTTACCAAAAATCCTCTCAAACATTCTTATATCTCAGTTTGTACCTCTACACGCTGTCTACCTTCTCGCAAATGGCAACCTACATTTGATGCTTTAAAATCAGCAGTAGAAAATGCAGGTTTAGACATCGAAGTTAGAACCTCTGGCTGTTTAGAAGTCTGTCAACTCGGCCCAGTTGTTTTTTATTCCAATGATAGAACTTGGTACACTCGCGTTAACCCCAATGTTGCCGAAAATATCGTCAACGAACACCTCATTAAAGGTAACAAAATCACCGAAAACCTCTACCCACCCCAAACTCCCTAA
- a CDS encoding ABC transporter ATP-binding protein: MNNAILTTHNLNIGYQISRKNVRCVARDISVCLEAGELVCLLGPNGAGKSTLLRSLAGMQPPLAGEVRLLGDDMYKLAPQDLAKRLSLVLTERVDVGMLSAYTLVSLGRHPYTDWWGRLTPEDEAIIHWAIKSVGALHLAARQVSELSDGERQKIMIARALAQSPMVMLLDEPTAFLDLPRRVEIMQLLRQLARETQQAILLSTHDLDLALRLADQVWLLTYEGILQVGAPEDLVLNGAFANTFRSEGVEFDIFSGEFHLHTHNKGNINFIGEDIASLWTIRALKRAGFQIVQSHDNLPISIELISNSQQFFWKITNNQSVNIYNSLYDLIKYLNLLY; the protein is encoded by the coding sequence ATGAATAATGCGATTTTAACTACTCATAATCTGAATATCGGTTATCAAATATCGCGCAAAAATGTGCGGTGTGTGGCGAGGGATATTTCTGTGTGTCTGGAAGCTGGGGAATTGGTGTGTTTATTGGGGCCGAATGGTGCGGGTAAGTCTACCTTACTGCGATCGCTCGCCGGAATGCAACCACCTCTAGCGGGGGAGGTGCGGCTTTTGGGTGATGATATGTATAAGTTAGCACCGCAGGATTTAGCCAAGCGGTTGAGTTTGGTGCTGACGGAAAGGGTGGATGTGGGTATGTTATCGGCTTATACTCTGGTGAGTTTGGGACGACATCCTTATACAGACTGGTGGGGAAGGTTAACGCCTGAAGATGAGGCGATTATCCATTGGGCGATAAAATCTGTAGGTGCGTTACATTTAGCGGCGCGTCAAGTTAGCGAACTGAGTGACGGTGAACGTCAAAAAATTATGATTGCGCGTGCTTTGGCGCAGTCGCCGATGGTGATGTTATTGGATGAACCGACGGCTTTTTTAGATTTACCTCGACGGGTAGAAATTATGCAATTGTTGCGTCAGTTAGCACGAGAAACTCAGCAAGCAATTTTACTTTCTACCCATGATTTAGATTTAGCTTTGCGGCTGGCTGATCAAGTTTGGTTATTAACATATGAGGGAATTTTACAGGTTGGCGCACCAGAAGATTTGGTGTTAAATGGTGCTTTTGCTAATACTTTCCGCAGTGAAGGTGTGGAATTTGATATCTTTTCTGGTGAGTTTCATTTACATACACACAACAAAGGAAATATTAATTTCATCGGTGAGGATATCGCCTCGCTATGGACGATACGTGCTTTAAAACGTGCAGGATTTCAAATTGTTCAAAGTCACGATAACTTGCCAATTTCCATAGAATTAATATCAAATTCACAACAATTTTTCTGGAAAATTACCAATAACCAAAGCGTAAATATTTATAATTCACTGTACGATCTAATTAAATATTTAAATTTATTGTATTAG
- a CDS encoding APC family permease, with protein MSLYPQIKQFLLGKSLPTSAHSEERLSNAAALAVLSSDALSSVAYATEEILLVLVAAGSGALGLSLPIAIAIILLLCIVVLSYRQTIRAYPQGGGSYIVARENLGLYPGLVAGGSLMIDYILTVTVSISAGTAALTSAVPALRPFTVSLCLIFIFLLTLANLRGVKESGRIFMIPTYGFIVSIFVLIAIGLFKQVTGQAIAEYPPIPVQEGLSLFFILRAFSAGCTALTGVEAISDGVLAFKEPEWKNARITLLYLGGILGLMFIGITYLSNVYHVVPEEGQTVVSLLGREILGNNAFYYFVQIVTLLVLLLAANTSYADFPRLCYFLARDGFLPRQLALLGDRLVYSNGIILLSLCAGILVIIFKGQVNAVIPLYAVGVFTSFTLSQAGMVRHWFQSREPNWRASAFMNGLGAIATLVVLIVIVSTKFLLGAWLVVVAIPVVVALFSSIHRHYQYVAERLSIQGIAPRSYIPRPKPEVVTHPAVVVVGHLNRGTVEALDYARTIADEIVAVHVDINGSTDREKLQEKWRQLESDIPLEIIDSPYRSVITPIVDFVAQFEERHPDVFTTIVIPAFVTRNWWDSILHNQTTLFLKTALRAKKSRVISTVRYYL; from the coding sequence ATGTCCCTCTACCCACAAATAAAACAATTTCTACTCGGTAAATCATTACCAACCAGCGCACATAGTGAAGAGCGATTGAGTAATGCGGCGGCTTTAGCAGTTCTTTCTTCGGATGCGCTCTCCTCTGTGGCTTATGCAACAGAAGAAATCCTGTTAGTTTTAGTCGCAGCGGGAAGCGGCGCACTTGGTTTGTCTCTACCGATTGCGATCGCAATTATTCTCCTGCTGTGTATAGTTGTACTATCTTATCGGCAAACTATTCGCGCTTATCCTCAAGGTGGTGGTTCCTATATTGTTGCTAGAGAAAACTTGGGTCTTTATCCCGGTCTAGTAGCAGGGGGTTCACTGATGATTGACTATATATTGACAGTCACCGTCAGTATATCTGCGGGTACAGCCGCTCTCACATCAGCCGTTCCAGCGCTTAGGCCTTTCACTGTCAGTTTGTGCTTAATTTTCATTTTTCTGTTGACGCTGGCAAATCTTAGAGGTGTAAAGGAATCAGGCAGAATATTTATGATTCCTACCTATGGATTTATTGTGAGTATTTTTGTGCTGATTGCAATTGGCTTGTTCAAGCAAGTTACAGGACAAGCGATCGCAGAATATCCTCCCATTCCTGTGCAAGAAGGACTGAGCTTGTTCTTTATTTTGCGAGCATTTTCGGCTGGATGTACAGCACTCACAGGAGTAGAAGCAATTTCTGATGGTGTCTTAGCATTTAAGGAACCTGAGTGGAAAAACGCCCGCATCACCTTGCTTTATTTGGGTGGTATTCTTGGCTTGATGTTTATTGGGATCACATATTTATCAAATGTGTACCATGTTGTACCAGAAGAGGGACAAACAGTAGTATCTCTTTTAGGTAGGGAGATTTTGGGGAATAATGCATTTTATTATTTTGTGCAAATTGTCACCTTGCTAGTTTTACTATTAGCAGCAAATACCAGTTACGCAGATTTCCCTAGACTGTGTTACTTCTTGGCACGAGATGGCTTCTTACCCCGACAATTAGCCTTATTAGGCGATCGCTTAGTCTACTCTAACGGGATTATTCTCCTCAGCTTGTGTGCAGGAATTTTAGTAATTATCTTCAAAGGACAAGTTAACGCCGTTATTCCCTTATATGCGGTGGGTGTATTTACTTCCTTTACCTTATCGCAAGCTGGGATGGTGCGTCATTGGTTCCAATCGCGGGAACCGAATTGGCGTGCTAGTGCTTTCATGAATGGGTTAGGTGCGATCGCAACATTGGTGGTGCTAATAGTTATTGTTTCTACAAAGTTTCTTTTAGGCGCTTGGTTAGTTGTAGTAGCTATTCCTGTAGTAGTCGCGCTATTTTCTAGCATTCACCGTCACTATCAATACGTAGCCGAACGCCTGAGCATTCAAGGAATCGCACCTCGCAGTTATATTCCTCGCCCAAAACCAGAAGTAGTTACTCACCCAGCTGTAGTTGTGGTAGGACATCTAAATCGCGGGACAGTAGAAGCCTTAGATTATGCACGCACCATTGCAGATGAAATTGTCGCAGTCCATGTAGATATTAACGGTTCTACAGACCGCGAGAAACTGCAAGAAAAATGGCGACAATTAGAGTCAGATATTCCTTTAGAAATTATCGACTCCCCCTACCGTTCTGTAATTACTCCCATTGTCGATTTTGTGGCTCAGTTTGAAGAACGCCATCCCGATGTTTTCACTACAATTGTTATTCCTGCTTTTGTAACTCGCAACTGGTGGGATAGCATTTTGCATAACCAAACAACCCTGTTCTTAAAAACTGCTTTAAGAGCTAAAAAAAGTCGCGTTATCTCTACTGTTAGGTATTACCTATAA
- a CDS encoding TonB-dependent receptor plug domain-containing protein: MRNQLIARWGTQLIISSVTITTGMLWENSSIIATEIAQAEEKEPDIELTVIDKLLNEPVFSPFRREGTVKDSTRPVYVITGEEMEAQGARTVREALRFLPGILGDGTVGTEVNALSGQFIRGSNTGQVLILLDGRPINNLGGGGFDLSEFTTNNIERVEVLPGGGSTLYGSDAIGGVINIVTRRPTEQITTDTKVNFGSYGLNQQSIQNSGKSGDISWLVGYSRTQAQNNYRFRIPEANFEGTRTNNDALFNNFNVKLEANLGKRNTLTLSTLYLGKEQGVPGGVPIPVPQFGQGFFNTLTDNNRKYTDQVLTDLTWNSKLGSGDDSLLTARVYADFLNTRFDNRSGAITSQNRFDTKQDSYGLQVTHNWNIAKNQTLVYGFDYRNTNVRNTTFNYGTNITRENYDDAIGQGAIFGRYEINFSPSFSMNLGVRQDFSSLVNGSFTSPSVGAKLAVSDSTTLRANYIRNFRAPTIANLFNTNPTNIGNPDLKPEQGDSFDVGIDQKLGNIGLLRLTFFRNLVSDTIAFKSLIPPVNGNTGTWENIGLVETTGIEASLNLQIARNVYTFVNYTANDPRILASANPAEIDKELRFAGADKLNLGVSYENAKGWYFGVLMNSLNGYPTNNINTEFLSGYTTFDLKMRVPISDSLILTGSLDNLFDQRYQLFPGYPDGGRVFQVGLSSRF; encoded by the coding sequence ATGCGTAATCAACTTATCGCCAGATGGGGAACTCAACTTATCATCTCTAGCGTGACTATCACCACAGGGATGCTGTGGGAAAATTCCAGCATCATCGCCACAGAAATTGCACAAGCAGAAGAGAAAGAACCAGATATTGAACTGACAGTTATTGACAAACTCCTCAATGAACCTGTATTTTCCCCTTTTCGCCGCGAGGGAACAGTCAAAGATTCCACCCGTCCGGTGTATGTCATTACCGGCGAAGAAATGGAAGCGCAAGGTGCAAGAACTGTCAGAGAAGCACTGCGATTTCTTCCTGGTATTTTAGGTGACGGTACAGTTGGGACAGAAGTAAACGCTTTAAGTGGCCAATTTATTCGCGGTTCTAATACCGGACAAGTCTTAATCTTATTGGATGGTAGACCAATTAATAATTTAGGTGGTGGTGGTTTCGATTTATCAGAATTTACCACGAACAATATTGAAAGAGTCGAAGTCTTACCCGGAGGTGGTTCAACTCTTTATGGTTCAGATGCAATAGGTGGGGTAATTAATATTGTTACCCGTCGTCCTACAGAGCAAATTACCACAGACACCAAAGTTAATTTTGGTTCCTATGGATTGAACCAACAAAGTATTCAAAATAGTGGAAAATCCGGTGATATATCTTGGTTAGTTGGATATAGCCGGACTCAAGCACAAAATAATTATCGCTTTCGTATTCCTGAAGCTAACTTTGAGGGGACAAGAACGAATAATGACGCACTCTTTAATAACTTTAATGTCAAATTAGAAGCAAATTTAGGAAAACGTAACACCTTAACTCTCTCCACCTTATATTTAGGTAAAGAACAGGGAGTACCAGGAGGCGTACCCATTCCTGTACCTCAATTTGGACAGGGATTTTTTAACACTCTCACCGATAATAATCGTAAATACACAGACCAAGTTCTCACTGATTTAACCTGGAACTCCAAATTAGGTAGCGGCGATGATTCACTTTTAACAGCGAGAGTTTACGCTGATTTTCTCAACACTCGTTTTGATAATCGCAGTGGCGCAATTACATCCCAAAACCGCTTTGATACCAAACAAGATTCCTATGGTCTTCAAGTTACCCATAACTGGAACATTGCGAAGAATCAGACCTTAGTTTATGGCTTTGATTATCGGAATACCAATGTACGCAACACCACATTTAATTATGGAACAAATATTACCAGAGAAAATTATGATGATGCTATAGGTCAAGGGGCAATTTTTGGGAGATATGAAATTAACTTTTCTCCTAGTTTTAGTATGAATTTGGGAGTGCGGCAAGATTTTAGTAGTTTGGTCAATGGTTCGTTTACTTCGCCATCTGTAGGGGCAAAGTTAGCGGTATCAGATTCAACTACACTCCGAGCTAACTATATCAGAAACTTCCGCGCTCCAACCATAGCTAATTTATTTAATACTAATCCTACTAACATTGGTAATCCTGACCTCAAGCCAGAACAAGGAGATAGTTTTGATGTGGGGATTGACCAAAAGTTAGGGAATATTGGTTTGTTGAGGCTGACATTTTTTAGAAACCTTGTTTCTGATACAATTGCCTTCAAAAGTTTAATCCCACCTGTAAATGGTAATACAGGAACTTGGGAAAATATCGGGTTAGTAGAAACTACGGGAATTGAGGCTTCGTTAAATTTACAAATAGCGAGGAATGTTTATACTTTTGTTAATTATACGGCGAACGATCCGCGTATTTTAGCAAGTGCTAATCCGGCGGAAATTGATAAGGAGTTGCGGTTTGCAGGTGCAGATAAATTAAATTTGGGTGTGTCTTATGAAAATGCTAAAGGTTGGTATTTTGGTGTGTTGATGAATTCTTTAAATGGGTATCCTACTAATAATATTAATACGGAGTTTCTTTCGGGGTATACTACTTTTGATTTAAAGATGCGTGTACCTATTAGTGATAGTTTAATTTTAACTGGGAGTTTGGATAATCTGTTTGATCAGCGTTATCAGTTGTTTCCTGGTTATCCTGATGGGGGGAGGGTTTTTCAGGTTGGGTTGAGTTCTCGGTTTTAA